Proteins encoded within one genomic window of Episyrphus balteatus chromosome 1, idEpiBalt1.1, whole genome shotgun sequence:
- the LOC129905949 gene encoding uncharacterized protein LOC129905949 — MLLKIRHGILEITNHPNTRKSAIIINDEIILSSGTILAPYIRPVEPNGQCASSKIIETLRNDSLVNVQEDNNDSKFLNSLNYQITFDRKGLVNQSQIFTRYSAKLLYLFSCNEVSRYIQHICSTGGQIDDTSKECFLSSFVVLSFRKTNDKEILERFISQIKNYLRFLYKAQKLDDILTICTPFGLEEFYKTIHIGKISNLINSNGSLFVLSNNLPIGCEGAAVFNDKLRLIGMIICTSFQRQNENVNLTLAASFSHILIDFMKKLGISVSSIAVPPKISSFQWERSIVVVMIDDKQCTGTLVKILNKTFVLTCSHVIEDDNSTITCRSAYGNFEANLIWKNPNFHKPFDVALLKPSSNIPNKYFVKLSPNRPHPGQMVYNAGFPFFIKFDNKHDFNPSIFQGRIIKYTPGAIMSDGCVQAGQSGGPMFDENGCIVGICVSNLKEDNVIYPNCNTAVPINDIRQTLEQYARTGDLTVLNNLVTKDSMVLNSDPMQIQSKL, encoded by the exons ATGCTTCTAAAAATACGTCACGGTATTTTGGAAATAACAAACCATCCAAACACCCGAAAATCAGCAATAATCATTAATGATGAAATCATCCTATCATCTGGGACAATTCTTGCACCATATATCCGTCCTGTGGAACCAAATGGACAATGTGCCTCCTCAAAAATAATCGAAACTCTTCGAAATGACTCGCTGGTCAATGTCCAGGAAGATAACAATGACTCAAAGTTCCTTAACTCTTTGAATTATCAAATAACCTTTGATCGTAAAGGCTTAGTTAATCAATCACAAATCTTTACACGCTATAGCGCCAAGCTACTTTACTTATTTAGTTGCAACGAAGTGTCTCGATATATTCAACATATTTGCTCAACAGGTGGCCAAATTGATGACACATCGAAAGAATGCTTCCTAAGTAGCTTTGTTGTACTTTCATTTAGAAAAACAAATGACAAAGAAATCTTAGAAAGATTCATTAGCCAGATTAAGAATTATCTACGATTTCtttacaaagctcaaaagttggATGATATTCTCACAATTTGTACTCCATTTGGACTGGAGGAGTTCTATAAAACCATTCACATTGGAAAGATTTCAAATTTGATCAATTCAAATGGAAGTTTATTTGTATTGTCGAATAATCTCCCAATTGGATGCGAAGGTGCCGCTGTTTTCAATGATAAACT gCGACTTATTGGAATGATTATATGCACAAGTTTCCAAAGACAAAATGAGAATGTTAACCTAACATTGGCCGCCAGCTTTTCTCATATCCTGATAGACTTTATGAAGAAGTTAGGAATTAGTGTTTCATCCATAGCAGTGCCACCAAAGATTTCCAGTTTTCAAT GGGAACGCAGCATTGTTGTTGTGATGATAGATGACAAACAATGTACTGGCACTCTtgttaaaattctaaataagaCTTTTGTCCTTACCTGTTCTCATGTTATTGAAGAC GACAATTCAACAATAACATGTCGAAGTGCATATGGAAATTTCGAAGCtaatttaatttggaaaaatcCCAACTTTCACAAACCATTCGATGTGGCACTTCTCAAACCAAGCTCAAACATTCCCAATAAGTATTTCGTTAAACTCTCCCCCAATAGACCTCATCCTGGTCAGATGGTTTACAATGCTGGATTTCCCttctttattaaatttgatAATAAGCATGATTTTAATCCTTCAATATTCCAAGGGAGAATAATCAAATACACACCTGGGGCAATAATGTCAGATGGTTGTGTTCAAGCTGGACAAAGTGGTGGACCAATGTTCGACGAAAATGGTTGCATAGTTGGAATTTGTGTTTCCAATTTAAAAGAGGATAACGTTATCTATCCGAATTGTAATACGGCAGTACCTATAAATGATATCAGGCAGACATTAGAACAATATGCAAGAACTGGAG ATTTAACAGTGTTAAATAATTTGGTAACAAAAGATTCAATGGTCTTGAACTCAGATCCAATGCAAATTCAAAGTAAACTTTGA